Proteins from one Corynebacterium epidermidicanis genomic window:
- a CDS encoding GH32 C-terminal domain-containing protein, producing MSYHSHRPELHVSPEQGVLNAPAGALKVGSNWHIFHQYQPTVGAPARIAHQYAEHLPFDWDICDDVLAAAEGEVKVRAGSVVGLDDNTVELFFTSITDVGTQIHVATIADLDDTTDTVSEDALALDPGVVRHGAVVSDRDGFVDFRSPCVLVDWQNDAFAGWLMLAVTGSQDEPRLVVLDSPDRREWRVLGAMAFSGTSGLEGISRIVSPRMIRLRDEVDGQRYDILLVTLEHEGIDISGYLVGKLSGTNFEVKTPFTRLDFGHDFTRPRNTNVVVGPDAELPDFSSAQLFGLLNGIGRFDDPHEHPSLEAEGWVNCLSLPRLVTLQDGLLYQTPAPGLPQFVSQSSRAAMYSAIIDTTAQDATVQVELIDGNGAIAATVSHLGDTIELDRSMNSAHLGDHIAEGPLVAADTDSMTIIVDGSTVEVFADGGALAMASRVYFDNGFAQFRVHKHGSAHVERDMEIFPIDYSELSKRGPAYGMEPPLDGEYD from the coding sequence ATGAGCTATCACTCCCACCGTCCCGAGCTGCACGTCTCCCCGGAACAAGGCGTCCTCAACGCCCCCGCGGGCGCCCTGAAAGTCGGTAGCAACTGGCATATTTTCCACCAGTACCAGCCCACCGTCGGCGCCCCAGCCCGCATCGCACACCAATACGCAGAACACCTCCCCTTCGACTGGGACATTTGCGACGATGTCTTGGCCGCAGCAGAAGGCGAAGTTAAGGTGCGGGCCGGGTCAGTCGTGGGCCTCGACGACAACACCGTGGAACTCTTTTTCACCTCCATCACCGATGTTGGCACCCAAATCCACGTAGCTACCATCGCCGACCTCGACGACACCACCGACACTGTCTCCGAAGACGCTTTAGCACTCGATCCTGGAGTGGTCCGTCACGGCGCAGTCGTTAGCGACCGAGACGGCTTTGTCGATTTCCGCTCCCCTTGTGTACTGGTGGACTGGCAGAATGATGCCTTCGCAGGATGGCTTATGTTGGCGGTCACGGGATCCCAAGATGAACCTCGCCTGGTCGTGTTGGATTCGCCGGACCGGCGGGAGTGGCGCGTCCTCGGTGCGATGGCGTTTTCCGGCACTTCTGGACTAGAGGGAATCTCGCGCATCGTCAGCCCACGCATGATTCGCTTGCGCGATGAAGTCGACGGTCAACGCTACGACATTTTGTTGGTAACTCTGGAACACGAAGGCATCGATATCTCCGGCTACCTGGTTGGCAAGCTTTCCGGCACGAACTTCGAGGTCAAGACGCCATTCACCCGCCTCGATTTCGGACACGACTTCACGCGCCCACGAAACACCAACGTGGTCGTCGGGCCCGATGCCGAGTTACCCGACTTCTCCTCCGCCCAGTTGTTTGGACTACTCAACGGTATTGGCCGCTTCGACGACCCCCACGAGCACCCGAGCTTGGAAGCCGAAGGCTGGGTGAACTGCCTCTCCTTGCCTCGCCTGGTCACCCTGCAAGACGGCCTACTCTACCAAACTCCAGCCCCGGGTCTGCCTCAGTTTGTCTCTCAATCCAGCCGGGCCGCGATGTACTCCGCGATCATCGATACCACCGCCCAGGATGCCACCGTGCAAGTAGAGCTTATCGACGGCAACGGGGCTATCGCAGCCACCGTCTCTCACCTGGGAGACACGATCGAGCTTGATCGGTCAATGAACTCCGCACATCTAGGTGACCACATAGCCGAAGGTCCGCTAGTAGCGGCTGACACCGACTCCATGACTATCATCGTCGACGGATCAACCGTCGAAGTTTTCGCTGATGGCGGTGCCCTCGCTATGGCCAGCCGGGTTTACTTCGACAATGGCTTCGCCCAATTCCGCGTCCACAAGCACGGCAGCGCTCACGTGGAACGCGACATGGAGATTTTCCCCATCGATTACTCAGAGCTCTCCAAACGTGGCCCGGCATACGGCATGGAACCACCGCTTGATGGCGAGTACGACTAA
- the glgA gene encoding glycogen synthase: MRVGMMTKEYPPEIYGGAGVHIAELTRFMREITEVDVHCMGAPRDEVNVYVHGVDPELKDANPSIQTLSTGLRMAHAANNIDVVHSHTWYAGLGGHLAARLYNIPHVATAHSLEPHRPWKREQLGGGYEVSSWSEKNAMEYADAVIAVSARMKDSILDAYPRIEPDKVRIVLNGIDTQLWQPRPTFEENPESVLTELGVDPSRPIVAFVGRITRQKGVGHLVKAAKLFDDGVQLVLCAGAPDTPEIAAETKALVEELQGQRDGVFWVQDFLPKDKIQEILTAADTFVCPSIYEPLGIVNLEAMACGTAVVASDVGGIPEVVVDGVTGTLVHYDESDAEGFERGIAEGVNKMVADRTRAKEMGEAGRARAVNDFSWATIAQQTVDVYKSLM, encoded by the coding sequence ATGCGAGTTGGAATGATGACCAAGGAATATCCGCCAGAGATCTACGGTGGCGCCGGCGTACACATTGCCGAGCTCACCCGCTTCATGCGAGAGATCACCGAGGTAGACGTGCATTGCATGGGCGCGCCTCGCGACGAAGTCAATGTTTATGTCCACGGGGTCGATCCCGAGCTCAAGGACGCGAACCCGTCTATCCAGACTTTGTCCACCGGCCTCCGGATGGCACACGCCGCCAACAATATCGACGTGGTGCACTCCCACACGTGGTACGCCGGTTTGGGCGGTCACCTCGCGGCTCGCCTCTATAACATCCCTCATGTCGCTACGGCACACTCCTTGGAGCCGCACCGCCCGTGGAAGCGAGAGCAACTCGGGGGTGGCTACGAGGTCTCTTCATGGTCGGAAAAGAACGCAATGGAGTACGCCGATGCGGTGATCGCTGTGTCCGCACGCATGAAGGATTCCATCCTCGACGCCTACCCACGCATCGAGCCGGATAAGGTGCGCATTGTGCTCAACGGCATCGACACCCAGCTGTGGCAGCCTCGCCCCACCTTCGAAGAAAACCCAGAATCTGTGCTCACTGAGCTCGGCGTGGATCCTAGCCGCCCAATCGTGGCATTTGTTGGGCGCATCACCCGGCAGAAGGGTGTCGGCCACCTGGTCAAAGCCGCCAAGCTTTTCGACGACGGCGTCCAGCTCGTCCTCTGCGCGGGAGCACCGGACACCCCCGAAATCGCCGCCGAAACGAAGGCCCTGGTGGAAGAATTGCAAGGACAGCGCGACGGCGTGTTCTGGGTACAAGACTTCCTGCCTAAAGACAAGATTCAAGAGATCCTGACGGCAGCAGATACTTTCGTCTGTCCGTCGATTTACGAGCCGCTCGGCATCGTGAACCTCGAAGCAATGGCCTGTGGCACCGCGGTAGTGGCCTCTGATGTCGGAGGTATCCCTGAGGTGGTTGTCGACGGCGTGACCGGCACCCTCGTCCACTACGACGAATCGGATGCCGAGGGCTTCGAACGTGGCATCGCCGAGGGCGTGAACAAGATGGTCGCCGACCGCACTCGGGCCAAGGAGATGGGCGAGGCTGGTCGTGCGCGGGCTGTCAATGACTTTTCCTGGGCTACGATCGCCCAACAGACAGTCGACGTTTATAAGTCCTTGATGTAG
- a CDS encoding methyltransferase domain-containing protein — MLSDVIDILADPVDGTALMLSEDGSRIVSDSGHSYDIARQGYVTLAGGAGLRYSGDDASMIDAREAFLSRGHFAPFVEAVSAAVNTVLDEAGVPVDAQAAIVEIGAGTGYYLSHALDDVENSIGVGLDVSVAAAKRLAHCHPRAGAVVADAWSHLPFRDNSVDIIVVAFAPRNAAEFARILKPGGEVVVLTADQGHLRELREPLGIIDVEKGKVARLIEQAAGHLEPVGEGQLLEFPMDLDQASIAAQIKMSPSARHIHPDVLHTRIEALPETMTVTARAVLTRFKPVS; from the coding sequence GTGCTTAGCGACGTTATTGACATCTTGGCGGACCCAGTAGACGGCACTGCGCTGATGCTTTCCGAAGACGGCAGCAGGATCGTCTCCGACTCGGGCCATTCTTATGACATCGCCCGACAGGGCTATGTCACCCTAGCTGGGGGTGCTGGCCTGCGCTACAGTGGCGACGACGCTTCGATGATCGATGCCCGGGAAGCATTCCTGTCCCGCGGGCACTTCGCTCCTTTCGTAGAGGCCGTATCCGCAGCGGTGAATACCGTCCTCGATGAGGCGGGTGTTCCTGTCGACGCCCAGGCAGCCATCGTGGAAATCGGCGCCGGAACCGGTTACTACCTATCGCACGCCCTCGACGATGTCGAAAACTCCATCGGCGTTGGCCTGGATGTTTCGGTGGCGGCTGCAAAGCGCCTTGCGCACTGCCATCCGCGGGCCGGGGCAGTGGTGGCGGATGCGTGGTCTCATCTGCCATTCCGCGACAATTCTGTCGACATCATCGTAGTTGCTTTCGCACCTCGCAACGCCGCGGAATTCGCCCGCATCCTCAAACCAGGCGGCGAGGTAGTAGTGCTCACCGCGGATCAAGGCCACCTGCGGGAACTGCGGGAGCCACTGGGCATTATCGACGTCGAGAAGGGTAAAGTAGCACGTCTCATCGAACAGGCGGCCGGGCACTTGGAGCCAGTCGGAGAAGGTCAGCTGCTGGAATTCCCGATGGACCTTGACCAGGCATCCATCGCCGCTCAGATCAAGATGAGCCCATCGGCGCGTCACATTCACCCGGATGTTTTGCACACCCGCATCGAGGCATTGCCGGAGACGATGACGGTGACGGCCCGCGCGGTGTTGACCCGTTTCAAGCCGGTGAGCTAG